From Bombina bombina isolate aBomBom1 chromosome 1, aBomBom1.pri, whole genome shotgun sequence:
GTCCTGGTGGTCCTAACCTCACCGTTGACTTGGTCAATTTCAAAAAATCCTCGGTCCCCTTCTGAGATCTCATAGGACAATGTTCCATTTTCCTCCTCATCATAGTCCTCCGCTTTGACAATTGTGACTAAGTAGCCAACCCCAGCATTCCTGGGGATGTTCACTTCAGAAGTTCCATTGACTAGATTTGGGGCAATTATTACAGGAGTATTGTCATTTTCATCCTGCACTTTTATTTTGACAGTGACATTGCTTTGGAGAGATGGGTTACCCCCATCTTTGGCTAAGATTTTAAATTCAAACGTTTTTGTCTGCTCGTGGTTAAAGGACCTCAGTGCATAGATGGCCCCTGTTGTTGGGTTGATTGAAACATAAGTGAAGACTGGCATGTCCCTAACTTGAGATGACACCAGCTGGTAAGACACGGTCCCATTTATTCCTAAATCTGGGTCTCTGGCCTTAACAGTCAACAGGAAGGCCCCAGGAGTGTTGTTCTCTTGCACTGGTACTTCGTAAAACGTTTTAGTGAAGTGAGGATGGTTATCATTCTCATCTGTGATTTTTACAGTGAATGATTTAGTGGATTGTAAGGAAGGGTTACCACTGTCCTTTGCCTGAATGGTTAGGTTATACTGATCCCTCTGTTCTCTGTCTAACCTCCCATCTACTAAGATGGTTGAGAAGCTCTCATATTCCTGGAGTCTAAATGGAACATTGCCCAATAACTTGCACAAAACCCTGCCATTGATGCCAGAGTCCCTATCAGAGACCCTGACTAGCGCTATGACATACCCAGGAGGAGCACTCTCACTGACTTCCACAAGCTCGCTGTTGACTGAGAGCAAGTTGATCACAGGCACATTGTCATTGACATCCAACACATTTACAGTCACTTTGCAATGAGCAGGGATTGAATTAGGTCCCAAATCCTTGGCTTGAACATCAATTTCATAAACATGTCCTTCCTCATAATCTATGGATCCACTGACTGTTATCACTCCAGATTTTGGGTCAATCTTAAAGAGTTCCCTAGTTTTGTCAGACACATAGCTGTTAAAAGAGTAGACTATCTCACCATTTGTGCCTTCATCTGGATCTGTAGCATTGAGGTTAATAACCAGGGTGTTAAGAGGGGAGTTTTCGGGAACATTGACAGTGTAAGCAGCCTCTTCAAATACGGGATTGTTGTCATTGGAATCTATCACTTTAATGTTTAGCTCCACTGTACCAAAATTTGATGGGTCACCGCCATCCAGGGCTGTTATAATATAGCTGTAGTGAGACTGTGTTTCCCTATCCAGAGATTTCTCTACTACTAGTTCTGCAAACCTGGACCCATCTCCCCTAGTCTTGATTTCTAAACCAAACAGGTCATTTGGGGTAATTTCATAAGTCTGAACCCCATAATTACCAGAGTCAGGATCATATGCACTCTCCAGGGGGATCCTAGTGCCAGGACTGGCTGTTTCTGAGATTTCCAAGTCGATTTGGTCTGTCGGAAAACTGGGAGCATTGTCATTGAGGTCTTTAATCTCCACTTTAATGACACAAATCTCCATAGAGTTGGACATGACCTCCAATGAGATCACACATTTTGAGCTCTGTCTACATAGCATGTCCCGATCTATCTTCTGCTTAGTAACCAACAAGCCTGATGAATTGATGTCCACTAGGTGTGGAGCTGAGTTGGAGACCACTCTGAAAGCAGGTTGCCTGGGGTCCAACACAAAACCAGCGTCTTTAGCATCCTTGGCAATATTGGCAATCACAGTCCCAGCTCTCTGCTCCTCGTCCACTGTATATTTCAAATTAATCAGGGCTCGAGTTCGAGTCCAGGACACAGCAAGCAATAGCAAAAGGTGCAATAATTCCATCTCCTTGCTTACCCACAACCACATAGTCCTTTCCTGTAGTGGATGGGGTATAAGAACAAGAGGTGACTTGTGTgtgatatgaaaataaaaaaagaaaacctatACAACAAATGAACCAAAATCATATATACACTCACTATGCCAGGAGATGATAGCTCAGATCCTTCCTTTTAAAGTTAATCAGTACTTGAATATGTAGACTGAGCTTTGATGCCAGAATTAACGTAATAagagaaatgtatatatatttataaaaaataacggAGGCTGTGTGGAAACCTGCTCTGCATACACAATATTTTAGCAATCAGCAGAGGTTATTGCGGGGATGCTGAGTACTTTAAACGCGTCCTCATGGTGTGTAGTCATCTCATTCTTCTGTGAGCTTGAGAGGAATGAAGCGCAAACCTGGTATCATCTCAGTCACTACTGAGAAAGCCTCAGTCCTCTTTTAAAGCAAATTGATCCATGACCATCCACACTACACAAGGGTGTCTTTACAGCAGCATCAGGGAGAACGTTGGTGAAGGAATTAGCACCATTCATTCATACAGCCAACGCACACTACCCACAACTGCAATTGTGAATTtgccaagagagaaaaaaaaaaaaaaaatccaaagtccACCTTTGCTTAGATCTCCGGGAAAGTGTGAAATGTTGTTTGGCAAAGCAAGTGTTGAACTGGTCCTCTTGTTGCAGTCACTTGAAATCCGTTACCTCATCATGTCACTGATGCAGTGGGTGAGACAATAAGACTTTCGGCTGTGCCAGGATAACATAATTAATCCACTAACAGTTTATAACAGTGCAATGCTGAATTGTCTATCCTTTCTTTTTATTTCTGCTTTGtaaattggggaaaaaaaatagttacaaatcCACAGATGCCAGGCTTAATGAGATTATTGTCCTTTACTTCTGTAGAGCTTGTACTTTAGATTCAGATATTGGCGTTTATTATCTTCTTAGTTCTCTCTTTTTAGCT
This genomic window contains:
- the PCDH19 gene encoding protocadherin-19 isoform X3, translating into MWLWVSKEMELLHLLLLLAVSWTRTRALINLKYTVDEEQRAGTVIANIAKDAKDAGFVLDPRQPAFRVVSNSAPHLVDINSSGLLVTKQKIDRDMLCRQSSKCVISLEVMSNSMEICVIKVEIKDLNDNAPSFPTDQIDLEISETASPGTRIPLESAYDPDSGNYGVQTYEITPNDLFGLEIKTRGDGSRFAELVVEKSLDRETQSHYSYIITALDGGDPSNFGTVELNIKVIDSNDNNPVFEEAAYTVNVPENSPLNTLVINLNATDPDEGTNGEIVYSFNSYVSDKTRELFKIDPKSGVITVSGSIDYEEGHVYEIDVQAKDLGPNSIPAHCKVTVNVLDVNDNVPVINLLSVNSELVEVSESAPPGYVIALVRVSDRDSGINGRVLCKLLGNVPFRLQEYESFSTILVDGRLDREQRDQYNLTIQAKDSGNPSLQSTKSFTVKITDENDNHPHFTKTFYEVPVQENNTPGAFLLTVKARDPDLGINGTVSYQLVSSQVRDMPVFTYVSINPTTGAIYALRSFNHEQTKTFEFKILAKDGGNPSLQSNVTVKIKVQDENDNTPVIIAPNLVNGTSEVNIPRNAGVGYLVTIVKAEDYDEEENGTLSYEISEGDRGFFEIDQVNGEVRTTRTFGENSKKTYELVVVARDHGKTPLSSSALILIYLSPAMDAQESIGSVNLSLIFIIALGSIAAILFVTMIFVAVKCKRDNKEIRTYNCRIAEYSYGHQKKSNKKKKISKNDIRLVPRDVEETDKMNVTENYSFDTNYVNSRAHLIKSSSTFKDLEGNSLKDSGHEESDQTDSEHDVQRGLYCDTAVNDVLNTSANSMGTQLPDQDQNEGFHCREECRILGHSDRCWMPRVPIPNRAKSPEHGRNVIALSIEASNVETLPFEDCNTKRTFATFGKDGNEHATDDRATLKGKRTVDLPICSPKVNGAIREAGNGCETISPITSPLHLKNPLPTKPPAPYNTKQCPGKRDVEPFVNNGPSRPLEAEPRGADSENVMHEINPLLQECREKDTLGVKRLKDIVL
- the PCDH19 gene encoding protocadherin-19 isoform X2; the encoded protein is MWLWVSKEMELLHLLLLLAVSWTRTRALINLKYTVDEEQRAGTVIANIAKDAKDAGFVLDPRQPAFRVVSNSAPHLVDINSSGLLVTKQKIDRDMLCRQSSKCVISLEVMSNSMEICVIKVEIKDLNDNAPSFPTDQIDLEISETASPGTRIPLESAYDPDSGNYGVQTYEITPNDLFGLEIKTRGDGSRFAELVVEKSLDRETQSHYSYIITALDGGDPSNFGTVELNIKVIDSNDNNPVFEEAAYTVNVPENSPLNTLVINLNATDPDEGTNGEIVYSFNSYVSDKTRELFKIDPKSGVITVSGSIDYEEGHVYEIDVQAKDLGPNSIPAHCKVTVNVLDVNDNVPVINLLSVNSELVEVSESAPPGYVIALVRVSDRDSGINGRVLCKLLGNVPFRLQEYESFSTILVDGRLDREQRDQYNLTIQAKDSGNPSLQSTKSFTVKITDENDNHPHFTKTFYEVPVQENNTPGAFLLTVKARDPDLGINGTVSYQLVSSQVRDMPVFTYVSINPTTGAIYALRSFNHEQTKTFEFKILAKDGGNPSLQSNVTVKIKVQDENDNTPVIIAPNLVNGTSEVNIPRNAGVGYLVTIVKAEDYDEEENGTLSYEISEGDRGFFEIDQVNGEVRTTRTFGENSKKTYELVVVARDHGKTPLSSSALILIYLSPAMDAQESIGSVNLSLIFIIALGSIAAILFVTMIFVAVKCKRDNKEIRTYNCRIAEYSYGHQKKSNKKKKISKNDIRLVPRDVEETDKMNVVSCSSLTSSLNYFDYHQQTLPLGCRRSDSTFLNVDNQNTRNAGSNHVYHHTFTNQSPPQPDLIINGMPLPETENYSFDTNYVNSRAHLIKSSTFKDLEGNSLKDSGHEESDQTDSEHDVQRGLYCDTAVNDVLNTSANSMGTQLPDQDQNEGFHCREECRILGHSDRCWMPRVPIPNRAKSPEHGRNVIALSIEASNVETLPFEDCNTKRTFATFGKDGNEHATDDRATLKGKRTVDLPICSPKVNGAIREAGNGCETISPITSPLHLKNPLPTKPPAPYNTKQCPGKRDVEPFVNNGPSRPLEAEPRGADSENVMHEINPLLQECREKDTLGVKRLKDIVL
- the PCDH19 gene encoding protocadherin-19 isoform X1 → MWLWVSKEMELLHLLLLLAVSWTRTRALINLKYTVDEEQRAGTVIANIAKDAKDAGFVLDPRQPAFRVVSNSAPHLVDINSSGLLVTKQKIDRDMLCRQSSKCVISLEVMSNSMEICVIKVEIKDLNDNAPSFPTDQIDLEISETASPGTRIPLESAYDPDSGNYGVQTYEITPNDLFGLEIKTRGDGSRFAELVVEKSLDRETQSHYSYIITALDGGDPSNFGTVELNIKVIDSNDNNPVFEEAAYTVNVPENSPLNTLVINLNATDPDEGTNGEIVYSFNSYVSDKTRELFKIDPKSGVITVSGSIDYEEGHVYEIDVQAKDLGPNSIPAHCKVTVNVLDVNDNVPVINLLSVNSELVEVSESAPPGYVIALVRVSDRDSGINGRVLCKLLGNVPFRLQEYESFSTILVDGRLDREQRDQYNLTIQAKDSGNPSLQSTKSFTVKITDENDNHPHFTKTFYEVPVQENNTPGAFLLTVKARDPDLGINGTVSYQLVSSQVRDMPVFTYVSINPTTGAIYALRSFNHEQTKTFEFKILAKDGGNPSLQSNVTVKIKVQDENDNTPVIIAPNLVNGTSEVNIPRNAGVGYLVTIVKAEDYDEEENGTLSYEISEGDRGFFEIDQVNGEVRTTRTFGENSKKTYELVVVARDHGKTPLSSSALILIYLSPAMDAQESIGSVNLSLIFIIALGSIAAILFVTMIFVAVKCKRDNKEIRTYNCRIAEYSYGHQKKSNKKKKISKNDIRLVPRDVEETDKMNVVSCSSLTSSLNYFDYHQQTLPLGCRRSDSTFLNVDNQNTRNAGSNHVYHHTFTNQSPPQPDLIINGMPLPETENYSFDTNYVNSRAHLIKSSSTFKDLEGNSLKDSGHEESDQTDSEHDVQRGLYCDTAVNDVLNTSANSMGTQLPDQDQNEGFHCREECRILGHSDRCWMPRVPIPNRAKSPEHGRNVIALSIEASNVETLPFEDCNTKRTFATFGKDGNEHATDDRATLKGKRTVDLPICSPKVNGAIREAGNGCETISPITSPLHLKNPLPTKPPAPYNTKQCPGKRDVEPFVNNGPSRPLEAEPRGADSENVMHEINPLLQECREKDTLGVKRLKDIVL